One Methylophilus sp. TWE2 DNA segment encodes these proteins:
- the pseB gene encoding UDP-N-acetylglucosamine 4,6-dehydratase (inverting) → MSILDGKSVLVTGATGSFGKRFIKTVLETTKVKRLVIFSRDELKQFEMQQYLTSDRLRYFLGDVRDKERLNRALDGVDIVIHAAAMKQVPASEYNPMEAIKTNIIGAENIVNCCIDQGVERVIALSTDKAANPANLYGATKLCSDKLFVAGNALSGRHRTRFSVVRYGNVIGSRGSVIPFFMKKRAEGVLPITDERMTRFWITLDQGVKFVLDSLERMEGGEIFIPKIPSMGIMDVAQVVAPECSTKIIGIRPGEKLHEIMITEDDAINTAEFNDHYVIQPASDWWDAQAYLERKGGKKVPEQFSYSSDNNTVWMSQQDLIDLLGKEKIEI, encoded by the coding sequence ATGTCTATTCTGGACGGCAAATCGGTATTGGTCACGGGTGCAACAGGCTCCTTTGGCAAAAGGTTTATCAAAACGGTATTGGAAACCACAAAGGTCAAGCGCCTGGTCATTTTTAGTCGCGATGAGCTGAAACAGTTTGAAATGCAGCAATACCTCACATCAGACAGATTGCGTTATTTTTTGGGTGATGTCAGGGATAAAGAGCGTTTGAATCGTGCCCTGGATGGTGTCGATATCGTCATTCACGCAGCTGCAATGAAGCAGGTACCCGCATCGGAATATAATCCGATGGAGGCCATTAAAACCAATATTATTGGTGCTGAAAATATTGTGAACTGCTGTATTGATCAGGGCGTTGAGCGCGTGATTGCGTTGAGCACTGACAAAGCAGCCAACCCTGCCAACTTGTATGGTGCAACCAAATTATGTTCGGATAAACTATTCGTGGCTGGCAATGCACTCTCCGGGCGTCACAGAACCCGCTTTTCAGTGGTCAGGTACGGCAATGTCATCGGCTCCAGAGGGAGTGTCATCCCGTTCTTTATGAAAAAACGTGCAGAAGGCGTGTTGCCGATTACCGATGAGCGCATGACGCGTTTCTGGATCACGCTGGACCAAGGCGTTAAGTTTGTATTGGATTCGCTGGAAAGAATGGAAGGCGGGGAGATTTTCATTCCCAAAATTCCAAGCATGGGTATTATGGACGTTGCACAAGTGGTTGCACCAGAGTGCAGCACTAAAATTATTGGTATCCGCCCTGGCGAAAAACTGCATGAAATCATGATTACCGAAGATGATGCAATCAACACGGCAGAGTTTAATGATCATTATGTGATTCAGCCAGCCTCTGACTGGTGGGATGCTCAGGCCTATCTGGAAAGAAAAGGCGGGAAAAAGGTGCCAGAGCAGTTTTCATATAGTAGCGATAACAACACGGTATGGATGTCACAGCAAGATCTGATCGATCTGTTAGGCAAAGAAAAAATCGAGATTTAA